The following are encoded together in the Erpetoichthys calabaricus chromosome 16, fErpCal1.3, whole genome shotgun sequence genome:
- the zgc:194887 gene encoding fibrinogen-like protein 1-like protein has product MLDLAVEEKMLDKMGGVHIRSIMQIVLSALLLCRTESMALENAHILPAEDSKLVLNWDQKDYPADCSEIFLSSNGGARDGLYMIQPMKTIIVVFCDMQDGGWTVFQHITVNSSVDFDRTWHDYKLGFGAVSGDHWLGNEYLYQLTNRGGVHKLRIKLVDMDAVTKVGDYDPFIVESEASQYKIRLGLYKGNAVDALTQDTEAYLHDNQRFTTKDQDNDNYFQNCAKLEYMGVPGGGWWYDACAGANLNRRNVIYWQKDCNKEHLCKYAWMMVKPSEKMVPAKSENCRRDEL; this is encoded by the exons ATGCTGGATTTAGCTGTAGAG GAGAAAATGCTCGACAAAATGGGAGGTGTGCACATAAGGAGCATCATGCAGATTGTGCTGTCAGCTCTGCTCCTTTGCAGGACTGAGTCGATGGCCTTGGAAAATGCTCACATTCTGCCAGCTGAAGACTCCAAGTTGGTTCTGAACTGGGATCAGAAAG ATTACCCTGCTGACTGTTCTGAGATATTCTTAAGTTCTAATGGTGGTGCGCGGGATGGACTTTACATGATCCAGCCCATGAAAACTATTATTGTGGTGTTCTGTGACATGCAGGACGGAGGATGGACAGTCTTCCAACACATCACGGTAAACAGCAGCGTGGACTTTGACAGGACCTGGCATGACTACAAGCTGGGGTTTGGGGCTGTTAGTGGAGATCACTGGCTTGGTAATGAGTACCTGTACCAACTAACCAACAGGGGCGGGGTGCACAAACTCCGCATCAAGCTTGTCGATATGGATGCGGTGACTAAAGTAGGGGACTATGATCCATTCATTGTGGAATCAGAGGCCTCCCAGTATAAAATCCGACTGGGCCTATACAAGGGGAATGCAGTAGATGCTTTGACTCAGGACACTGAGGCCTACCTTCATGATAACCAGAGGTTCACCACTAAAGACCAAGATAATGATAACTACTTCCAGAACTGTGCTAAACTGGAATACATGGGTGTGCCAGGGGGCGGATGGTGGTATGATGCATGTGCTGGGGCCAATTTAAATCGAAGGAATGTCATTTATTGGCAGAAAGATTGTAACAAAGAGCACCTGTGCAAGTATGCCTGGATGATGGTGAAGCCTTCAGAAAAGATGGTGCCTGCTAAATCTGAAAACTGTCGACGGGATGAACTCTAA